The Oxalobacteraceae bacterium OTU3CINTB1 genome includes a window with the following:
- a CDS encoding glycoside hydrolase family 97 protein — translation MVNRFISAVAVGATAASTAFAASPGALTSPDRHISVQLNAAPGKPLTYTVSRDGKPVLLASELGLQLQGADLAGALTIAASSKVGTVTDKYQMATGKKRDITYSANEQTYSVQNAKKQKMDIVFRVSNDGVAFRYIVAEPSLPRKKLIQERTTFALPASAKAWLQPIAVAQTGWGRTNPSYEEHYQMDIPVGTVSPSPAGWVFPALFKAGDNWLAISEAGMDGSFQGSRLAPDSKGGKYSIGNPMKEEVYPDRGLLADVEGTLTSPWRLMAVGSLATVVGSTLGTDLAAPAIAFDRQLVKPGHASWSWALLKDDATVYDVQKKFIDYAADMKWDYTLVDADWDRKIGYEKMKELADYAATKNVGVLVWYNSSGPWNATEYSPKSKLLTHEQRVAEFKRLRQMGVKGVKIDFFNGDAQSMIAYYVDILNDAATAGLLVNFHGATLPRGWTRTWPNLMTMEAVRGFEFTTFEQADENKMPTHAAMMPFARNLFDPMDFTPMVFGDIPKIKRTGSNGFELATSVLYVSGIQHFAEVPEGMATVPAYVKGFLQELPRSWDDSRLVDGFPGKYAVVARRAGDTWYIAGINATESAKALTLDLSFAGGKQGTIIADGEEGERSFSQRSIAAGKKAAVTIKPHGGFVMTIKQ, via the coding sequence ATGGTGAATAGATTTATCTCCGCGGTCGCGGTGGGCGCCACAGCCGCGTCCACCGCCTTCGCGGCTTCCCCTGGCGCGTTGACGAGCCCCGACCGTCACATCAGCGTCCAGCTGAATGCGGCGCCCGGCAAACCCCTGACCTACACCGTCTCCCGTGACGGCAAACCGGTGCTGCTGGCATCCGAACTCGGTCTGCAACTTCAAGGCGCCGATCTGGCTGGCGCGTTGACCATCGCCGCCAGCTCCAAGGTCGGCACCGTCACCGACAAGTACCAGATGGCCACGGGTAAAAAGCGTGACATCACCTACAGCGCCAACGAACAAACCTACTCCGTGCAGAACGCGAAGAAGCAGAAGATGGACATCGTCTTCCGCGTGTCGAACGACGGCGTCGCCTTCCGCTACATCGTCGCCGAGCCGTCGCTGCCACGGAAAAAACTGATCCAGGAACGCACAACGTTCGCGCTGCCGGCATCGGCCAAGGCCTGGCTGCAGCCGATCGCCGTCGCGCAGACCGGCTGGGGGCGGACCAATCCTTCCTACGAAGAGCACTATCAGATGGACATCCCGGTCGGTACGGTCTCGCCGTCGCCGGCCGGTTGGGTGTTCCCGGCGCTTTTCAAGGCCGGCGACAACTGGCTTGCGATCTCGGAGGCGGGCATGGACGGTAGCTTCCAGGGCTCGCGCCTGGCGCCGGACTCCAAAGGCGGAAAGTACAGCATCGGCAACCCGATGAAGGAAGAAGTCTATCCCGATCGCGGTCTGCTGGCCGACGTCGAAGGCACACTGACTTCACCATGGCGCCTGATGGCGGTTGGGTCGCTGGCGACCGTAGTTGGATCGACACTGGGTACCGACCTTGCGGCGCCGGCGATCGCCTTCGACAGGCAACTGGTCAAGCCGGGCCACGCTTCCTGGAGCTGGGCGCTGCTGAAGGATGACGCCACCGTCTACGACGTGCAGAAGAAGTTCATCGACTACGCCGCCGACATGAAGTGGGACTACACCCTGGTGGACGCCGATTGGGACCGCAAGATCGGCTACGAGAAAATGAAGGAACTTGCCGACTACGCCGCGACCAAGAACGTCGGCGTGCTGGTTTGGTACAACTCGTCCGGCCCATGGAACGCGACCGAGTATTCGCCGAAAAGCAAATTGCTGACGCACGAGCAGCGCGTGGCCGAGTTCAAGCGCCTGCGCCAGATGGGCGTCAAGGGCGTCAAGATCGACTTCTTCAATGGCGACGCGCAGTCGATGATCGCCTACTACGTCGATATATTGAACGACGCGGCAACCGCCGGCCTGCTGGTGAACTTCCACGGCGCCACGCTGCCGCGCGGCTGGACCCGCACCTGGCCCAACCTGATGACGATGGAGGCCGTGCGTGGCTTCGAGTTCACCACCTTCGAGCAGGCCGACGAGAACAAGATGCCGACGCACGCGGCGATGATGCCGTTCGCCCGCAACCTGTTCGACCCGATGGATTTCACGCCGATGGTGTTCGGCGACATCCCCAAGATCAAGCGCACCGGCAGCAATGGCTTCGAGCTCGCGACATCGGTGCTGTACGTCTCCGGCATCCAGCACTTCGCCGAAGTGCCGGAGGGGATGGCGACCGTGCCGGCCTACGTCAAGGGCTTCCTGCAAGAGCTGCCGCGCAGCTGGGACGACAGCCGCCTGGTTGACGGCTTCCCCGGCAAATACGCGGTTGTTGCGCGCCGTGCCGGCGACACCTGGTACATCGCCGGCATCAACGCCACCGAATCCGCCAAGGCCCTGACACTGGACTTGTCCTTCGCCGGTGGCAAGCAAGGCACGATCATCGCCGACGGCGAAGAGGGCGAACGGAGTTTTAGCCAGCGCAGCATCGCTGCCGGCAAAAAAGCAGCAGTAACCATCAAGCCGCATGGCGGCTTCGTGATGACAATAAAACAGTAA
- a CDS encoding dihydroxy-acid dehydratase, translating to MSDNDNKKVKLRSAEWFGTQDKNGFMYRSWMKNQGIPDHEFQGKPIIGICNTWSELTPCNAHFRKLAEHVKRGILEAGGFPVEFPVFSNGESNLRPTAMLTRNLASMDVEESIRGNPMDGVVLLVGCDKTTPALLMGAASVDIPTIVVTGGPMLNGKLNGKNIGSGTAVWQLHEQVKAGELSMHDFLAAEAGHSRSAGTCNTMGTASTMACMAESLGTSLPHNAAIPAVDARRYVLAHMSGMRIVDMVKEDLKLSKILTKENFENAIRVNAAIGGSTNAVIHLKAIAGRIGVDLELEDWTRVGRGMPTIVDLLPSGRFLMEEFYYAGGLPAVIRRMGEGKLLPNPKALTVNGKTIWENCQDAPIYDDEVIRPLEKPLLKDGGICILRGNLAPRGAVLKPSAATPELMQHRGQAVVFEDFEHYKSRIIDPDLVVDANSVLVMKNCGPKGYPGMAEVGNMGLPPKLLAAGVKDMVRISDARMSGTAYGTVVLHVAPEAMAGGPLGIVKDGDWITLDCAGGLLNLEISDAEMAERQAARVPGSAPGPKTGYQQLYIEHVLQADEGCDFDFLVGNRGSAVPRHSH from the coding sequence ATGTCTGACAATGACAACAAGAAGGTAAAGCTGCGCTCCGCCGAATGGTTCGGCACCCAGGACAAAAACGGTTTCATGTACCGCAGCTGGATGAAAAATCAGGGCATTCCTGATCACGAATTCCAGGGCAAACCGATCATCGGCATTTGCAACACGTGGTCCGAGCTGACCCCTTGCAACGCCCACTTCCGCAAACTGGCGGAACACGTCAAACGCGGCATCCTCGAAGCCGGCGGCTTCCCGGTCGAATTCCCAGTATTCTCCAACGGCGAATCGAATCTTCGTCCAACCGCCATGTTGACCCGTAACCTGGCCAGCATGGACGTCGAAGAATCCATCCGCGGCAATCCAATGGACGGCGTCGTCCTGCTGGTCGGCTGCGACAAGACCACGCCGGCACTGTTGATGGGCGCCGCCTCGGTCGACATCCCGACCATCGTTGTCACCGGCGGCCCGATGCTGAACGGTAAACTGAACGGCAAGAACATCGGCTCCGGCACTGCCGTCTGGCAGTTGCACGAGCAGGTCAAGGCCGGTGAACTCAGCATGCACGACTTCCTCGCGGCCGAAGCGGGGCACTCCCGCTCCGCCGGTACCTGCAACACGATGGGCACGGCGTCGACGATGGCCTGCATGGCCGAATCGCTGGGCACTTCGCTGCCGCACAATGCCGCCATTCCAGCCGTCGACGCGCGCCGCTACGTGCTGGCGCACATGTCCGGCATGCGCATCGTCGACATGGTCAAGGAAGACCTGAAGCTGTCGAAGATCCTGACCAAGGAGAATTTCGAGAATGCGATCCGCGTCAACGCCGCCATCGGCGGTTCGACCAACGCCGTGATCCACTTGAAAGCCATCGCCGGCCGTATTGGCGTCGATCTGGAACTGGAAGACTGGACCCGCGTCGGCCGCGGCATGCCGACCATCGTCGACCTGCTGCCGTCGGGCCGCTTCCTGATGGAAGAGTTCTACTATGCTGGCGGTTTGCCTGCCGTGATCCGCCGCATGGGCGAGGGCAAGCTTCTGCCGAACCCTAAGGCGCTGACCGTCAACGGCAAGACCATCTGGGAAAACTGCCAGGACGCGCCGATCTACGACGACGAAGTGATTCGTCCGCTGGAGAAGCCGCTGCTGAAGGATGGCGGCATCTGCATCCTGCGCGGTAACCTGGCGCCGCGCGGCGCCGTGCTGAAGCCATCGGCGGCAACGCCTGAACTGATGCAGCATCGCGGCCAGGCCGTGGTGTTCGAGGACTTTGAACACTATAAGAGCCGCATCATCGATCCGGACCTGGTGGTCGATGCGAACTCGGTGCTGGTGATGAAGAACTGCGGCCCGAAAGGTTATCCGGGCATGGCAGAAGTTGGGAACATGGGCCTGCCGCCTAAATTGCTGGCGGCCGGCGTCAAGGACATGGTCCGCATCTCCGACGCCCGCATGAGCGGCACCGCCTACGGCACCGTCGTGCTGCACGTGGCGCCGGAAGCGATGGCCGGTGGCCCGCTGGGCATCGTCAAAGATGGCGACTGGATCACTCTGGATTGCGCAGGCGGTTTGCTGAACCTGGAAATCTCGGACGCCGAAATGGCCGAACGCCAGGCCGCGCGCGTGCCGGGCAGCGCGCCGGGTCCGAAGACCGGCTACCAGCAGCTCTACATCGAACACGTGCTGCAAGCGGATGAAGGTTGCGACTTCGATTTCCTGGTGGGGAATCGTGGTTCGGCAGTTCCTCGTCATTCGCACTAA
- a CDS encoding alpha-N-arabinofuranosidase: MNHIKRGVLTLCMLASGAAFAAPVGVTIDTTKPGPVINKNIYGQFAEHLGTGIYEGIWVGPKSKIPNVNGWRKDVVGALKAMHVPLVRWPGGCFADEYHWRDGIGAREKRPVKVNTNWGGVEENNAVGTHEFFELAEQLGAETYVNGNLGTGSAQEMSEWVEYMTSDSKSTLAELRRKNGRDKPFKVDYFAIGNEAWGCGGNMSPQHYANLYKNVETFLRAPPQYRPKMIASGGNDHDLTWTETLSKELKKQTYGISFHYYTIPTGQWEVKGMATGFKEDQWFSTLSNTIKMDGFIKNNTAVMDKYDPEKKLGFLVDEWGTWYDVEKGTNAGFLFQQNTLRDAVVAALNFNIFHDHADRVRMTNIAQMVNVLQAMIITDKDKMVLTPTYHAFQMYVPFQDATSLPLKLTNNPQYSYNGSSIPEISASAARAKDGKLYLALVNTNPTKEAEIAVDVPGQAIKSVNGRVLTSAAMDTHNTFQSPEAIKPAPFSATAGADGKLTVKIPAKAVIVVAVE, from the coding sequence ATGAATCACATCAAACGTGGTGTTCTCACCCTGTGCATGCTCGCTTCGGGCGCCGCATTCGCCGCGCCTGTCGGCGTGACGATCGATACGACCAAGCCCGGTCCGGTCATCAACAAAAACATCTACGGCCAGTTCGCAGAGCACCTGGGCACCGGCATCTACGAGGGCATCTGGGTCGGTCCGAAGTCGAAGATCCCGAACGTCAACGGCTGGCGCAAGGACGTTGTCGGCGCGCTCAAAGCCATGCACGTGCCGCTGGTGCGCTGGCCGGGCGGCTGCTTCGCCGACGAATACCACTGGCGCGACGGCATCGGCGCGCGAGAGAAGCGTCCTGTGAAGGTCAATACCAACTGGGGCGGCGTCGAGGAAAACAACGCCGTCGGCACCCACGAATTCTTCGAACTGGCCGAGCAGCTTGGCGCGGAGACCTACGTCAACGGCAATCTGGGCACCGGCAGTGCGCAAGAGATGTCGGAATGGGTCGAGTACATGACCTCCGACAGCAAATCGACGCTGGCGGAACTGCGCCGCAAGAATGGCCGCGACAAGCCGTTCAAGGTCGACTACTTCGCCATCGGTAACGAGGCCTGGGGCTGCGGCGGCAACATGTCGCCCCAACACTACGCAAACCTGTACAAGAATGTCGAAACCTTCCTGCGCGCTCCACCGCAGTATCGCCCGAAGATGATCGCCAGCGGCGGCAACGACCATGACCTGACGTGGACCGAAACCTTGAGCAAAGAGCTCAAGAAGCAGACCTACGGCATCAGCTTCCACTACTACACCATCCCGACCGGCCAGTGGGAAGTGAAGGGGATGGCGACCGGCTTCAAGGAAGACCAGTGGTTCTCGACCCTGTCCAACACGATCAAGATGGATGGCTTCATCAAGAACAATACGGCGGTGATGGACAAGTACGACCCTGAGAAAAAATTGGGCTTCCTGGTCGACGAGTGGGGCACCTGGTACGACGTCGAGAAGGGCACCAACGCCGGCTTCCTGTTCCAGCAAAACACGCTGCGCGATGCGGTGGTGGCGGCGCTGAACTTCAATATCTTCCACGACCACGCGGATCGCGTGCGCATGACTAACATCGCGCAGATGGTCAACGTGCTGCAGGCGATGATCATCACCGACAAGGACAAGATGGTGCTGACGCCGACGTACCACGCGTTCCAGATGTATGTGCCATTCCAGGACGCGACCTCGCTGCCGCTGAAGTTGACGAACAATCCGCAGTATTCGTACAACGGCAGCAGTATTCCAGAGATCAGCGCTTCGGCCGCGCGCGCCAAGGACGGCAAGCTGTATCTGGCGCTGGTCAACACCAACCCGACCAAGGAAGCGGAAATCGCCGTGGACGTGCCGGGCCAGGCCATCAAGTCGGTCAATGGCCGGGTGCTGACGTCCGCCGCGATGGATACGCATAACACCTTCCAGTCGCCGGAAGCGATCAAGCCGGCGCCGTTCAGCGCCACCGCCGGCGCCGATGGCAAGCTGACGGTCAAGATCCCGGCCAAGGCCGTTATCGTGGTCGCGGTGGAGTAA
- the gguC gene encoding GguC family protein produces the protein MLLVQFKNEQGARQIGVLEQDTIRVIEGYSTTYALAQDAIRKSSGLAALVEKSVGSATASFEAVAAAGRLLAPLDHTDDAHTYVTGTGLTHLGSADTRDAMHKKIGGDVESLSDSMKMFRMGVEGGKPAAGEAGVQPEWFYKGDGSIVAASGQDLSMPDFALDGGEEPEVAGLYVIGDDGQPYRVGYTIGNEFSDHVTERQNYLYLAHSKLRACGLGPALLVGEAPANIQGTSRIYDVDGKVRWEKAFFSGEQNMSHTIGNLEHHHFKYPLFKRPGDVHIHFFGTATLSVADNIVVKPGETFEIDSPQFGPALRNKLTVYKTEVAKVKTL, from the coding sequence ATGTTACTCGTACAATTCAAGAACGAACAAGGCGCGCGCCAGATCGGTGTGCTGGAACAAGACACCATCCGCGTCATCGAAGGCTACAGCACCACCTACGCGCTGGCCCAGGATGCGATCCGCAAGTCGAGCGGACTGGCCGCATTGGTTGAGAAGTCTGTCGGCAGCGCGACCGCTTCGTTCGAAGCCGTCGCCGCCGCCGGCCGCCTGCTGGCGCCACTGGACCACACCGACGACGCCCATACCTACGTCACCGGCACCGGCCTGACCCACCTGGGCAGCGCCGACACCCGCGACGCCATGCACAAGAAAATCGGCGGCGACGTCGAAAGCCTGAGCGACTCCATGAAGATGTTCCGCATGGGCGTCGAAGGCGGCAAGCCGGCCGCAGGCGAAGCCGGTGTGCAGCCGGAATGGTTCTACAAGGGCGACGGCTCGATCGTGGCCGCCAGCGGCCAGGACCTGAGCATGCCCGATTTCGCGCTCGACGGCGGCGAAGAGCCGGAAGTGGCCGGCCTGTACGTGATCGGCGACGACGGCCAGCCTTACCGCGTCGGCTACACCATCGGTAACGAATTCTCCGACCACGTGACCGAGCGTCAAAACTACCTGTACCTGGCGCACTCCAAGCTGCGCGCCTGCGGCCTTGGCCCGGCATTGCTGGTCGGCGAAGCGCCGGCCAACATCCAGGGCACGTCGCGCATCTACGACGTGGACGGCAAGGTGCGTTGGGAGAAGGCCTTCTTCAGCGGCGAACAGAATATGTCGCACACCATCGGCAACCTGGAACATCACCACTTCAAGTACCCGCTGTTCAAGCGCCCAGGCGATGTGCATATCCACTTCTTCGGCACCGCCACCCTGAGCGTGGCCGATAACATCGTCGTCAAGCCGGGCGAAACGTTCGAGATCGATTCGCCGCAGTTCGGCCCAGCCTTGCGCAACAAGCTGACCGTGTACAAAACCGAAGTAGCGAAAGTTAAAACCTTATGA
- a CDS encoding SDR family oxidoreductase, giving the protein MTQLAKFASLRGKRVFITGGGTGIGEAMVISFAEQGAKVAFVDIARDASLELVRRVKEAGYPEPEFRVCDITDIPALQSTMAELAGIIGSFDILVNNAANDQRHATQDVTVDYWNERIAINQRPMFFTCQAVFEGMKEKGAGSIINVGSISWQVKNAGYPVYATSKAATHGLTRGLAREFGAHGIRVNTVTPGWVMTQRQIDLWLDEAGEQDIKRNQCMPTKLMPQHIASMILFLAADDGAMCTAQEFIVDGGWV; this is encoded by the coding sequence ATGACCCAATTGGCTAAATTCGCCAGCCTGCGCGGCAAGCGCGTGTTCATCACCGGTGGCGGCACCGGCATCGGCGAGGCGATGGTGATTTCCTTCGCCGAGCAGGGCGCAAAAGTCGCCTTCGTCGACATCGCCCGCGACGCCAGCCTGGAGCTGGTTCGCCGCGTCAAGGAAGCCGGCTACCCCGAGCCGGAATTCCGCGTTTGCGACATCACCGACATTCCCGCCTTGCAGTCCACGATGGCCGAATTGGCCGGCATCATCGGTTCCTTCGACATCCTCGTCAACAACGCCGCCAACGACCAGCGCCACGCGACCCAGGACGTCACCGTCGATTATTGGAACGAGCGTATCGCCATCAACCAGCGCCCGATGTTCTTCACCTGCCAGGCTGTCTTCGAGGGCATGAAGGAAAAGGGCGCAGGCTCGATCATCAACGTCGGCTCGATCTCGTGGCAGGTCAAGAATGCCGGCTATCCGGTGTACGCCACCTCGAAGGCGGCGACCCATGGCCTGACCCGTGGCCTGGCGCGCGAATTCGGCGCCCACGGCATCCGCGTCAACACCGTCACGCCGGGCTGGGTGATGACCCAGCGCCAGATCGACCTGTGGCTGGACGAAGCGGGCGAGCAGGATATCAAGCGTAACCAGTGCATGCCGACAAAGCTGATGCCACAGCATATCGCGTCGATGATTTTGTTCCTGGCCGCCGACGACGGCGCCATGTGCACCGCCCAGGAGTTCATCGTCGATGGAGGATGGGTATAA
- a CDS encoding arabinan endo-1,5-alpha-L-arabinosidase, with translation MKYIFSTMALVLGVAGLSACTAKEVSVHDPVMAKEGDTYYVFSTGPGITFYSSTNMKDWKPEGRVFKDQPSWAKRAAPTFDGHIWAPDVQFHNGKYYLYYSVSGFGKNTSGIGVTVNKTLNPRSPDYRWEDKGMVLQSVPLRDDWNAIDSNIIEDEKGVAWMSFGSFWSGLKLVKLNDAWTGLAEPQEWHSIASRTANVDAPAGTDAGPGEIEAPFIFKKNGYYYLFASFGLCCRKGDSTYNVVVGRSTSVTGPYIDKKGVDMMKGGGSLLIAGDKDWKGLGHNSAYTMDGKDYLVLHAYETADNYLQKLKIMEMKWDAKRWPTVDQADLNKYRSTQLPPK, from the coding sequence ATGAAGTATATTTTTTCGACGATGGCTCTGGTGTTGGGCGTGGCCGGCCTGTCGGCCTGCACGGCCAAGGAAGTCAGCGTGCACGATCCGGTGATGGCCAAGGAAGGCGATACCTATTACGTCTTCAGTACCGGGCCGGGCATCACTTTCTACAGTTCGACCAATATGAAGGACTGGAAGCCGGAAGGTCGCGTGTTCAAGGATCAGCCATCTTGGGCCAAACGCGCCGCACCGACTTTCGACGGCCATATCTGGGCGCCGGATGTGCAGTTCCATAACGGTAAATACTATTTATATTATTCGGTTTCCGGCTTCGGTAAAAACACGTCGGGGATAGGCGTGACCGTCAACAAGACGCTCAATCCGCGCTCCCCGGACTACCGCTGGGAAGACAAGGGCATGGTGTTGCAGTCGGTGCCGCTGCGGGACGACTGGAACGCGATCGATTCGAACATCATCGAAGATGAAAAAGGCGTGGCCTGGATGTCGTTCGGCTCCTTCTGGAGCGGACTGAAACTGGTCAAGTTGAACGACGCCTGGACCGGGTTGGCCGAGCCGCAGGAATGGCATTCGATCGCCAGCCGGACCGCCAACGTCGACGCGCCGGCCGGCACGGATGCGGGGCCGGGCGAGATCGAGGCGCCGTTCATCTTCAAGAAGAATGGCTACTACTATTTGTTCGCATCGTTCGGCCTTTGCTGCCGCAAGGGCGACAGCACCTACAACGTCGTCGTCGGCCGCTCGACATCGGTGACCGGTCCTTACATCGACAAAAAAGGTGTGGATATGATGAAGGGCGGCGGTTCGCTGTTGATCGCCGGCGACAAGGACTGGAAGGGCCTCGGCCACAACAGCGCTTACACGATGGACGGCAAGGACTATCTGGTGCTGCACGCCTACGAGACCGCCGACAACTACCTGCAAAAGCTGAAAATCATGGAAATGAAATGGGACGCGAAAAGGTGGCCGACGGTTGACCAGGCCGACTTGAACAAGTACCGCAGCACGCAGCTGCCGCCGAAATAA
- a CDS encoding aldehyde dehydrogenase (NADP(+)), which produces MIITGDSLIGGQAVKGTGAAFRAYNPSLQQSMDPEFTTADVNQIDQACRLAEAAFDTFRSLSDEKRAVFLETIGEQIMALGDLLVERVMAESGLPRARVEGERGRTVGQLKLFANLLREGSWNDVRIDKALPERAPPRPDIRMRMIGLGPVAVFSASNFPLAFSVAGGDTASAFAAGCPVVLKAHFAHPGTSELVGRAVVKAVEICGLPAGVFALLNGVGNDIGQQVVRHPSIKAVGFTGSRGGGLALMAVAAARPVPIPVYAEMSSINPVFLLPKALASRAEDLAAGFSASLVLGVGQMCTNPGLVIGIAGPDLDRFKAAASKALEGGAACAMLSPGIAGSYKRGISQLADNADVNTLALAPQSEGKAAPALFDTSSAAFLDQHVLSEEVFGPASLVVACKDIAEMRQIAEELEGQLTATLLMDEADLDAAQQLLPVLERKVGRILANGYPTGVEVCSAMVHGGPFPSTSDGRSTSVGTGAITRFLRPVSYQNLPQPLLPQVLRDEGGAPWRRLEGELNHK; this is translated from the coding sequence ATGATCATCACCGGCGATTCGCTGATTGGCGGCCAGGCCGTCAAAGGCACCGGCGCCGCTTTCCGCGCCTACAATCCATCGCTGCAGCAGTCGATGGACCCTGAATTCACGACGGCGGACGTCAATCAGATCGACCAGGCTTGTCGCCTGGCCGAAGCGGCGTTCGACACTTTCCGCTCGCTGAGCGACGAGAAGCGCGCCGTGTTCCTGGAAACCATCGGCGAACAAATCATGGCCCTGGGCGATCTGCTGGTGGAGCGCGTGATGGCCGAAAGCGGCCTGCCGCGCGCCCGTGTTGAAGGTGAACGTGGCCGCACCGTCGGTCAGTTGAAATTGTTTGCCAACCTGCTGCGCGAAGGCTCTTGGAACGACGTCCGCATCGACAAGGCGCTGCCGGAGCGCGCGCCGCCGCGTCCCGATATCCGCATGCGCATGATCGGCCTCGGTCCGGTCGCCGTTTTCTCGGCCAGTAACTTCCCGCTGGCGTTCTCCGTCGCCGGCGGCGACACCGCGTCGGCCTTTGCGGCCGGCTGCCCGGTGGTGCTGAAGGCGCACTTCGCCCATCCCGGCACGTCGGAACTGGTTGGCCGCGCTGTCGTCAAGGCCGTTGAAATCTGCGGCCTGCCGGCCGGCGTATTCGCGCTGCTGAACGGTGTGGGCAACGACATCGGCCAGCAGGTTGTGCGTCATCCGTCGATCAAGGCGGTCGGATTCACCGGCTCGCGTGGCGGTGGCCTCGCGTTGATGGCGGTGGCCGCTGCGCGTCCCGTGCCGATTCCGGTGTACGCCGAAATGAGCTCGATCAATCCTGTTTTCCTGCTGCCGAAGGCGTTGGCCAGCCGCGCCGAGGATTTGGCCGCCGGCTTCTCCGCCTCGCTGGTACTGGGCGTGGGCCAGATGTGCACCAACCCGGGCCTGGTGATCGGTATCGCCGGCCCGGACCTGGACCGCTTCAAGGCCGCTGCATCCAAGGCTCTGGAAGGCGGCGCCGCCTGCGCCATGCTGTCGCCGGGTATCGCCGGCAGCTACAAGCGCGGCATCTCGCAACTGGCCGACAACGCCGACGTCAACACGCTGGCGCTGGCGCCGCAGTCGGAAGGCAAGGCCGCTCCGGCGCTGTTCGACACGAGCAGCGCGGCGTTCCTGGATCAACACGTGTTGTCCGAGGAAGTATTCGGCCCGGCCTCGCTGGTCGTGGCGTGCAAGGACATCGCTGAAATGCGCCAGATCGCTGAAGAACTGGAAGGCCAACTGACCGCCACCTTGTTGATGGACGAAGCGGACCTGGACGCAGCGCAGCAGCTGCTGCCGGTGCTGGAACGTAAAGTCGGCCGCATCCTGGCCAACGGTTATCCAACCGGCGTGGAAGTATGCAGCGCCATGGTCCACGGCGGCCCGTTCCCGTCGACGTCCGATGGCCGCAGCACTTCGGTCGGCACCGGCGCGATCACGCGTTTCCTGCGTCCTGTCTCGTACCAGAACCTGCCGCAGCCGCTGCTGCCGCAAGTGCTGCGCGACGAAGGCGGCGCGCCTTGGCGACGCCTCGAAGGTGAATTGAACCACAAGTGA